A DNA window from Jaculus jaculus isolate mJacJac1 chromosome 1, mJacJac1.mat.Y.cur, whole genome shotgun sequence contains the following coding sequences:
- the Avpi1 gene encoding arginine vasopressin-induced protein 1, whose protein sequence is MGTPASVVSEPPLWQAPTEARGRKQASANIFQDAELLQIQGLFQRSGDQLAEERAQIIWECAGDHRVAEALRRLRRKRPPRQKALGHSLHHCSGPRVPEPDSTLADQKSSATETASSEQFENSQRTSARVRRNWNKPGPTGYLHQIRH, encoded by the exons ATGGGGACTCCAGCCTCTGTGGTCAGTGAGCCACCACTGTGGCAGGCCCCTACTGAGGCCCGAGGCCGCAAGCAAGCTTCAGCCAACATCTTCCAGGACGCTGAGCTACTGCAAATTCAGGGCCTGTTCCAGCGCAGTGGAGACCAGCTGGCTGAGGAGCGGGCCCAGATCATCTGGGAGTGCGCAGGAGACCACCGTGTGGCAGAGGCCCTGAGGAGGCTGCGCAGGAAGAGGCCCCCAAGGCAGAAAGCCTTGGGCCACTCACTGCACCACTGCAGTGGGCCCAG AGTCCCAGAGCCTGATTCTACACTGGCTGACCAAAAGAGCAGTGCCACTGAAACCGCCTCCAGCGAGCAGTTTGAGAACTCCCAGAGGACAAGTGCCAGGGTCCGCCGAAACTGGAATAAGCCAGGCCCCACAGGCTACCTCCACCAGATCAGACACTGA